From a region of the Streptomyces caniferus genome:
- a CDS encoding DUF6412 domain-containing protein, producing the protein MYRIVDMWRLYTSALLFVLAGFLLTQTGLTTALTAAATTGALLLLCRAFLIAACARPLPPGRIRTALRDRERRTAFLSQRDPDAAGRPRPRAPGRPLPTAA; encoded by the coding sequence ATGTACCGCATCGTCGACATGTGGCGTCTGTACACCTCGGCGCTCCTCTTCGTCCTGGCCGGGTTCCTGCTCACGCAGACCGGGCTCACCACCGCCCTGACCGCCGCCGCGACCACCGGCGCACTGCTGCTGCTGTGCCGCGCCTTCCTGATCGCGGCCTGCGCCCGGCCGCTGCCACCGGGCCGGATCCGTACGGCCCTGCGCGACCGCGAGCGGCGTACGGCCTTCCTGTCCCAACGTGATCCCGACGCGGCCGGCCGCCCGCGCCCCCGAGCACCGGGCCGTCCCCTCCCGACGGCCGCGTAG
- a CDS encoding AMP-dependent synthetase/ligase, which yields MRDISVPAVAAPLRTGGLADSVFDTADHQPDFAQLARRDARASGGWQEVSAAEFRDEVMALARGLLADGVRPGTRVALMSRTRYEWTLFTYALWAIGGQLVPVYPTASAEQLRCILVGAKVTAIVVENEAQAMTVAEACNERSTLRRLWQLDLDCVRRLTEEGTRLPEADVHRLRHLVSPDGVAAIVYTSGTTGRPRGCVITHANLAAECDTLYAGWGGLLAAPGERPSLLAFLPFAHIYGLMVQVACLRGGVKLAHQPDVTSEELLPALASFRPTFLFAVPYVFEKICTRARLAAEAAGRRRTFDAAMTVAVRYAEALAEEARGTGRGPDPFLRARHALYDRLVYSRIRETLGGRVRTAVSGGSPLFRELGLLFAGIGITVYDGYGLTETSGAITVQPPGRVRFGTVGRPLPGSAVHLALDGEVWVRGPVVFAGYLDEGDTPGSGLYDGWLPTGDLGHLDEDGYLVITGRKKDIIITSNGKSVAPQGLEQRLCAHPLISQCVVVGDNRPYVTALITLDPEALAHWRKLRDEPGPDSTAPSPEEQLQAEVRRAVARANASVSRAESIRAFRVLPGEFSQESGLMTPSLKLRRAAIVRTYAADIDALYAEGKREEPGSRRDRRRWAAAGLYAR from the coding sequence GTGCGCGACATCAGCGTTCCGGCCGTCGCGGCTCCACTGCGGACCGGCGGTCTCGCCGACTCCGTTTTCGACACCGCCGACCACCAGCCGGATTTCGCTCAGCTCGCACGCCGCGACGCCCGAGCGTCCGGCGGCTGGCAGGAGGTGTCCGCGGCGGAATTCCGGGACGAGGTCATGGCCCTGGCCAGGGGGCTGCTGGCGGACGGGGTGCGGCCCGGCACCCGGGTCGCGCTGATGTCCCGTACGCGCTACGAGTGGACGCTGTTCACCTATGCGCTGTGGGCGATCGGCGGACAACTCGTACCGGTCTATCCGACCGCATCGGCCGAGCAGCTGCGCTGCATTCTGGTCGGGGCGAAGGTCACCGCGATCGTCGTCGAGAACGAGGCGCAGGCCATGACCGTGGCCGAGGCCTGCAACGAGCGGTCCACGCTGCGCCGGCTGTGGCAACTGGACCTGGACTGCGTCCGGCGCCTGACGGAGGAGGGCACCCGGCTGCCCGAGGCGGATGTGCACCGGCTGCGGCACCTGGTCTCCCCGGACGGGGTCGCCGCCATCGTGTACACCTCGGGGACCACCGGGCGCCCGCGCGGCTGCGTGATCACCCACGCCAATCTCGCCGCCGAGTGCGACACCCTCTACGCGGGCTGGGGCGGGCTGCTGGCCGCGCCGGGCGAGCGCCCGTCGCTGCTGGCCTTCCTGCCGTTCGCGCACATCTACGGGCTGATGGTGCAGGTGGCCTGTCTGCGCGGCGGGGTGAAGCTCGCCCATCAGCCCGATGTGACGTCGGAGGAGCTGCTGCCGGCCCTCGCGTCGTTCCGTCCGACCTTCCTGTTCGCGGTGCCGTACGTCTTCGAGAAGATCTGTACCCGCGCCCGGCTGGCCGCGGAGGCGGCGGGCCGGCGGCGGACGTTCGACGCGGCGATGACGGTCGCGGTGCGCTACGCGGAGGCGCTCGCCGAGGAGGCGCGGGGCACCGGGCGCGGGCCCGACCCGTTCCTGCGGGCCCGGCACGCGCTCTACGACCGGCTGGTGTACTCCCGTATCCGGGAGACGCTGGGCGGCCGGGTGCGGACCGCGGTCTCCGGCGGCTCACCGCTCTTCCGTGAGCTGGGGCTGCTGTTCGCCGGGATCGGTATCACCGTCTACGACGGCTACGGCCTGACGGAGACCAGCGGCGCGATCACCGTGCAGCCGCCCGGCAGGGTGCGGTTCGGGACGGTGGGCCGCCCGCTGCCGGGCAGCGCGGTGCATCTGGCGCTGGACGGCGAGGTGTGGGTGCGCGGTCCGGTGGTGTTCGCCGGGTACCTCGACGAGGGCGACACACCGGGCAGCGGGCTGTACGACGGCTGGCTGCCGACCGGTGACCTGGGCCATCTGGACGAGGACGGCTATCTCGTCATCACCGGCCGCAAGAAGGACATCATCATCACCAGCAACGGCAAGAGCGTGGCCCCGCAGGGGCTGGAGCAGCGGCTGTGCGCCCATCCGCTGATCTCGCAGTGCGTGGTGGTCGGCGACAACCGGCCCTACGTCACCGCGCTGATCACGCTGGACCCCGAGGCGCTGGCGCACTGGCGCAAGCTGCGCGACGAGCCCGGCCCGGACAGCACCGCGCCGTCGCCGGAGGAACAGCTCCAGGCGGAGGTGCGGCGGGCGGTGGCACGGGCCAACGCGTCGGTGTCGCGGGCCGAGTCGATCCGCGCCTTCCGGGTGCTGCCGGGCGAGTTCAGCCAGGAGTCCGGGCTGATGACGCCGTCGCTCAAGCTGCGGCGGGCGGCGATCGTCCGGACGTACGCGGCGGACATCGACGCCCTGTACGCCGAGGGCAAGCGCGAGGAGCCCGGCTCCCGCCGGGACCGCCGCAGATGGGCCGCGGCAGGGCTGTACGCGCGCTGA
- a CDS encoding DUF4142 domain-containing protein, whose product MRSILSNSATSGRTIATGLVVAALVATLAALLLPVQLFGESAAAATTTLTYDDDGGGTVETRYGPLTAMDRDFVRKVKLAGLWELPSGRMAQQRGTTPAVRTAGNHLVAGHTELDRRSNEAGQALGVDLPTEPNVAQQGWLGQLKAAQGKEFDATLAELLRRAHGKVFGLVALVRDQTKNTMVRALADRANSVVLDHITVLEKTGNVDFNTLHSS is encoded by the coding sequence GTGCGGTCCATCCTCAGCAATTCCGCAACATCCGGGCGGACCATCGCCACCGGACTGGTGGTAGCCGCGCTCGTGGCCACGCTCGCGGCGCTGCTGCTGCCCGTCCAGCTCTTCGGCGAGTCCGCGGCCGCGGCGACCACCACGCTCACGTACGACGACGACGGTGGCGGCACGGTCGAGACCCGCTACGGTCCGCTCACCGCGATGGACCGGGACTTCGTGCGCAAGGTCAAGCTGGCCGGGCTGTGGGAGCTGCCCTCGGGCCGGATGGCCCAGCAGCGCGGGACGACCCCCGCCGTCCGCACGGCCGGCAACCACCTCGTGGCGGGACATACCGAGCTGGACCGGCGGTCGAACGAGGCCGGGCAGGCGCTGGGCGTCGACCTGCCCACGGAGCCCAACGTCGCCCAGCAGGGCTGGCTCGGGCAGCTCAAGGCCGCCCAGGGAAAGGAGTTCGACGCGACGCTCGCCGAGTTGTTGCGCCGGGCCCACGGCAAGGTCTTCGGGCTGGTCGCTCTGGTCCGCGATCAGACCAAGAACACGATGGTGCGTGCCCTGGCGGACCGCGCCAACAGCGTCGTGCTGGACCACATCACGGTCCTGGAGAAGACCGGGAACGTCGACTTCAACACCCTGCACAGCAGCTGA
- a CDS encoding DUF1996 domain-containing protein — MLIGATALLLGGGGLAAYATTALAGNSTTSGATSGHQHTAAAAFTISCPDVGERLRTVPRSAQLPVSKGLSALDKQVHDAYHKMMGGSGSAVMSPLKAQREKTIRMMVTAIAKNTKRPGYLLKMSGCTTKPVNEGAGAGGNDSTKTVKEGWYQGQNQTQNQTQDQQQSQQPGQDPNQQGQDPNQNGGQQGQAGGPSPDDFVDITTVQPNADAPPFAAPKGGNASTGTFTTECGRNEDGHFNSDNVIVTPGVSNGAHHTHDYVGNKATDAFADDNKLAASDTTCNNGDQSTHYWPVLRKLDGNAEQKPGAAQDANVGTTLTPATVTLKFRGSQVGQVEAMPRFMKIITGDAKAFTNGTKNANASWSCTGFEDRQLKDKYPLCPQGSQVVRTFAFQNCWNGRDIDSGNHRDHVTFSDQNGVCPNGFKAIPQLTQRITYDVPQGDSFAVDSFPEQLHKPVTDHGDFINVMPDQLMSKAVDCINSGRNCT, encoded by the coding sequence ATGCTCATCGGCGCCACCGCCCTCCTGCTGGGCGGCGGTGGGCTCGCCGCGTACGCCACCACGGCGCTGGCGGGCAACAGCACCACCTCCGGCGCGACGTCCGGCCATCAGCACACCGCGGCGGCCGCCTTCACCATCTCCTGCCCCGATGTGGGCGAGCGGCTGCGGACCGTCCCGCGCAGCGCCCAGCTCCCGGTCTCCAAGGGACTGTCGGCCCTCGACAAGCAGGTGCACGACGCGTACCACAAGATGATGGGCGGCAGCGGTAGCGCCGTCATGTCGCCGCTCAAGGCGCAGCGGGAGAAGACCATCAGGATGATGGTCACGGCGATCGCCAAGAACACCAAGCGGCCGGGCTACCTGCTGAAGATGAGCGGCTGTACCACCAAGCCCGTCAACGAGGGCGCCGGGGCCGGCGGCAACGATTCCACGAAGACCGTGAAGGAGGGCTGGTACCAGGGTCAGAACCAGACCCAGAACCAGACCCAGGACCAGCAGCAGAGCCAGCAGCCGGGCCAGGACCCGAACCAGCAGGGTCAGGACCCGAACCAGAACGGCGGCCAGCAGGGCCAGGCCGGCGGCCCCTCCCCCGACGACTTCGTCGACATCACCACCGTCCAGCCGAACGCGGACGCCCCGCCGTTCGCCGCCCCCAAGGGGGGCAACGCCTCCACCGGCACCTTCACCACCGAGTGCGGCCGCAATGAGGACGGCCACTTCAACTCCGACAACGTCATCGTGACGCCGGGCGTCAGCAACGGCGCGCACCACACCCACGACTACGTCGGCAACAAGGCCACCGACGCCTTCGCCGACGACAACAAGCTCGCCGCCTCCGACACCACCTGCAACAACGGCGACCAGTCCACCCACTACTGGCCGGTGCTGCGCAAGCTGGACGGGAACGCGGAGCAGAAGCCGGGCGCCGCGCAGGACGCCAACGTCGGCACGACGCTGACCCCGGCCACGGTGACCCTGAAGTTCCGCGGCAGCCAGGTCGGCCAGGTCGAGGCCATGCCGCGCTTCATGAAGATCATCACCGGTGACGCCAAGGCGTTCACCAACGGCACCAAGAACGCCAACGCCTCCTGGAGCTGCACCGGCTTCGAGGACCGGCAGCTGAAGGACAAGTACCCGCTGTGCCCGCAGGGCTCGCAGGTCGTGCGCACCTTCGCCTTCCAAAACTGCTGGAACGGCCGGGACATCGACAGCGGCAACCACCGCGACCACGTGACGTTCTCGGACCAGAACGGCGTCTGCCCCAACGGCTTCAAGGCGATCCCGCAGCTCACCCAGCGGATCACCTACGACGTCCCGCAGGGCGACAGCTTCGCGGTGGACAGCTTCCCCGAACAGCTGCACAAGCCGGTGACCGACCACGGTGACTTCATCAACGTGATGCCCGACCAGCTGATGAGCAAGGCGGTCGACTGCATCAACAGCGGCCGCAACTGCACCTGA
- a CDS encoding PucR family transcriptional regulator gives MPVARARQDLFDVLAGQRELPEEGLDDLARAAGWPVPDTLQAVVLATPAEAAQLAAALGHALIGSVDGYTCLFVPDPATQTRARLEAALKGRPAAVGHVVPATDTASSLRWARYLLTLAPGRVGPESRPAFVDDHLSALLLLQDESLADALTSRWLGPLEELTPRQSERLEVTLLAWLEGGGAPEAAKLLHVHPQTVRYRLRQIEKLFGPVLRDPRTRFELEMALRSRRLMAHVRSYRARAGRRARAVASSIRPLGVAREARVNGL, from the coding sequence ATGCCCGTTGCCCGGGCCCGCCAGGACCTGTTCGACGTCCTCGCCGGACAACGAGAGCTGCCGGAGGAGGGATTGGACGACCTGGCCCGCGCGGCCGGCTGGCCGGTCCCCGACACCCTCCAGGCCGTCGTGCTCGCCACACCCGCCGAGGCGGCGCAGCTCGCCGCGGCGCTCGGCCACGCCCTCATCGGCTCCGTCGACGGGTACACCTGCCTGTTCGTCCCCGACCCGGCCACCCAGACCCGGGCCCGCCTGGAGGCGGCGCTCAAGGGCCGGCCGGCCGCGGTCGGACACGTCGTACCGGCCACCGACACCGCGTCCTCGCTGCGTTGGGCCCGGTACCTGCTGACGCTGGCCCCGGGCCGGGTCGGTCCGGAGTCGCGGCCGGCGTTCGTCGACGACCACCTCTCGGCGCTGCTGCTGCTCCAGGACGAGTCGCTGGCGGACGCGCTGACCTCCCGCTGGCTCGGCCCGCTGGAGGAGCTGACGCCCCGGCAGAGCGAGCGGCTCGAAGTCACGCTGCTGGCGTGGCTGGAGGGCGGCGGAGCGCCCGAGGCGGCGAAACTGTTGCATGTGCACCCCCAGACGGTGCGATACCGCCTGCGTCAGATCGAGAAGCTCTTCGGCCCGGTGCTGCGCGATCCGCGCACCCGCTTCGAGCTGGAGATGGCGTTGCGCAGCCGCCGGCTGATGGCACATGTCCGCAGCTACCGCGCACGCGCCGGCCGTCGCGCACGGGCCGTCGCCTCGTCCATACGCCCGCTGGGCGTGGCCCGTGAGGCCCGTGTCAACGGCCTTTGA
- a CDS encoding NADH-quinone oxidoreductase subunit NuoF family protein yields the protein MTAPAPTRPLPAVPGPSEPVPTLASFGPPRLLAGLDEVPRMDRVAHLSRHGSLPQLNSTELVALAEDIDLRGRGGAGFPFARKLTAVMDGMRRADGKGAVVVNGSEGEPSCLKDTALLLGAPHLVIDGALLAADALGAQEVALGVTRMDVLNSVQRAIDERGPVRPTLRVTLLTERFVTGEGSAMTNGLGGGPGLPSGRKIRSSERGLNGVPTLLSNTETYAQLAVAARLGALGYRSVGLPTEPGTLLLTVAGSRVVEVPYGVSLARVLALCGMDQGQGVLIGGYHGTFVSPTDSLTAALSKESLAEYKAVLGAGAVLPLPYDTCPAGETVRVAQWMGAESAGQCGPCVLGLPALAEQLDRAVRGGGAAALEAVQARMRAVEKRGACSHPDGTARFVASALAAFPEEFERHAQGFGCGRPVTGALPVSETLPLPSTVPLPMPTVSRVVAPPQERLLVDWTLCRGHGLCADVVPGIIKLGPDGYPEKASMPLPARMRRRAQLAVRRCPALALRVQGGN from the coding sequence ATGACCGCCCCCGCTCCCACCCGCCCGCTCCCGGCCGTCCCCGGCCCTTCGGAGCCCGTACCGACGCTGGCATCCTTCGGCCCGCCGCGCCTGCTGGCCGGCCTGGACGAGGTGCCGCGCATGGACCGGGTGGCGCACCTGTCCCGGCACGGCAGCCTGCCCCAGCTCAACTCCACGGAGCTGGTGGCGCTGGCCGAGGACATCGATCTGCGCGGCCGGGGAGGTGCGGGCTTCCCCTTCGCCCGCAAGCTCACCGCCGTCATGGACGGGATGCGGCGCGCCGACGGCAAGGGCGCGGTGGTCGTCAACGGCAGCGAGGGCGAGCCCAGTTGCCTCAAGGACACCGCGCTGCTGCTGGGCGCCCCGCACCTGGTGATCGACGGCGCCCTGCTGGCCGCCGACGCCCTGGGCGCCCAGGAGGTCGCGCTCGGGGTGACCCGCATGGACGTACTGAACTCCGTGCAGCGGGCCATCGACGAACGCGGTCCGGTGCGGCCGACGTTACGGGTCACCCTGCTCACCGAACGGTTCGTCACCGGCGAGGGCTCCGCGATGACGAACGGGCTGGGCGGCGGCCCCGGCCTCCCCTCGGGCCGCAAGATCCGCTCCAGCGAGCGCGGCCTGAACGGTGTGCCGACGCTGCTGTCCAACACCGAGACCTACGCCCAGCTCGCCGTGGCCGCCAGGCTCGGTGCGCTCGGCTACCGCTCGGTGGGCCTGCCCACGGAGCCCGGCACGCTGCTGCTGACGGTCGCCGGCAGCCGGGTGGTGGAGGTGCCCTACGGCGTCTCGCTGGCCCGGGTCCTGGCGCTGTGCGGCATGGACCAGGGGCAGGGCGTGCTGATCGGCGGCTACCACGGCACGTTCGTGTCGCCCACCGACTCGCTGACCGCGGCGCTGTCGAAGGAGTCGCTGGCCGAGTACAAGGCGGTGCTCGGTGCCGGTGCGGTGCTGCCGCTGCCGTACGACACCTGCCCGGCGGGCGAGACGGTACGCGTCGCGCAGTGGATGGGCGCCGAGTCGGCCGGCCAGTGCGGCCCCTGCGTGCTGGGCCTGCCCGCGCTCGCCGAGCAGCTCGACCGCGCCGTACGGGGCGGCGGTGCCGCCGCTCTGGAGGCCGTACAGGCGCGGATGCGGGCGGTCGAGAAGCGCGGCGCCTGCAGCCATCCGGACGGCACCGCGCGCTTCGTGGCGTCGGCCCTCGCCGCCTTCCCCGAGGAGTTCGAGCGCCATGCGCAGGGGTTCGGCTGCGGCCGCCCGGTGACCGGCGCGCTGCCGGTCAGCGAGACCCTGCCGCTGCCGTCCACCGTCCCCCTGCCGATGCCCACCGTCTCCCGGGTGGTGGCGCCGCCGCAGGAACGGCTGCTGGTCGACTGGACGCTGTGCCGCGGCCACGGCCTGTGCGCGGACGTGGTGCCCGGCATCATCAAGCTCGGCCCGGACGGCTACCCGGAGAAGGCCAGCATGCCGCTGCCGGCCCGGATGCGGCGCCGCGCGCAGCTCGCGGTCCGCCGCTGCCCGGCACTCGCGCTGCGGGTGCAGGGCGGCAACTGA
- a CDS encoding SCO0930 family lipoprotein, protein MITRRRAGLAATAVATLALTAACGSSGNQSAGTPTTDNVQPAGQGTSDYGYGSSGSGSGSAGGYGGQAGGDNGGKAPQAVSAGTLALHQDTELGPVVTDSKGMTLYRFDKDTADPSKSNCSGSCATTWPVVPSDGASAPAGIDKSKLGSVTRADGTKQLTIGGWPAYRYAKDTKPGDTKGQGVGGTWNALAADGKKAGTQKPGDVSVFDHPQLGSLLVDGQGRTLYRFNKDSAWPMKFGCNDACLDTWKPAKPADRSKLNGIAPKLISTVTRPDGTRQLAVDCWPVYWFTGDKQPGDINGQGKMGLWFAVSKEGKKITTTP, encoded by the coding sequence ATGATCACTCGACGTCGTGCGGGTCTCGCGGCCACGGCGGTCGCGACCCTGGCCCTGACCGCCGCCTGCGGCAGCAGCGGCAACCAGAGCGCGGGTACCCCCACCACCGACAACGTCCAGCCCGCCGGCCAGGGCACCAGCGACTACGGCTACGGCTCCTCGGGCTCAGGTTCGGGCTCCGCCGGCGGCTACGGCGGCCAGGCGGGCGGCGACAACGGCGGCAAGGCCCCGCAGGCCGTCAGCGCCGGCACACTGGCCCTGCACCAGGACACCGAGCTCGGCCCGGTCGTCACCGACTCCAAGGGCATGACCCTCTACCGCTTCGACAAGGACACCGCGGACCCGTCCAAGTCCAACTGCTCCGGCTCCTGCGCCACCACCTGGCCGGTGGTCCCCTCCGACGGTGCCAGCGCCCCGGCCGGCATCGACAAGAGCAAGCTGGGCTCGGTCACCCGCGCCGACGGCACCAAGCAGCTCACCATCGGCGGCTGGCCCGCCTACCGCTACGCCAAGGACACCAAGCCCGGCGACACCAAGGGCCAGGGCGTGGGCGGCACCTGGAACGCGCTGGCCGCCGACGGCAAGAAGGCCGGCACCCAGAAGCCCGGCGACGTCTCGGTGTTCGACCACCCCCAGCTCGGCTCGCTCCTCGTCGACGGCCAGGGCCGCACCCTCTACCGCTTCAACAAGGACAGCGCCTGGCCGATGAAGTTCGGCTGCAACGACGCCTGCCTGGACACCTGGAAGCCCGCCAAGCCGGCCGACCGCTCCAAGCTCAACGGCATCGCCCCCAAGCTCATCTCCACCGTCACCCGCCCCGACGGCACCCGTCAGCTGGCCGTCGACTGCTGGCCCGTCTACTGGTTCACCGGCGACAAGCAGCCCGGTGACATCAACGGCCAGGGCAAGATGGGCCTGTGGTTCGCGGTCTCCAAGGAGGGCAAGAAGATCACGACGACGCCGTAG
- a CDS encoding sodium:solute symporter family protein, which translates to MNATVSTAVFGVFMVLTVALGLLAVRGRGSGGGLAEWSVGGRSLGTVFIWVLMAGESYTSFSYLGAAGWGYNFGAPVLYVLAYMSCGYALGYVVGPMLWSYARRHHLVGITDMVAHRYRAPWLGAAVALLATVCLLPYIQLQITGMGVVVSTISYGAISLNWAYFIAFAVTTGFVVISGLRGSAWVSVLKDVLVIGTLGFLAVYVPLHYFDGYGPFLHKIVAERPQWLTFPGHASGGLGPVWFVTTTVVNSLTVVIFPTTVAGYLGARNAEVLRRNALYLPFYNVLLFVPMLLGMAALFVVPGLVGADSNLALFKLVVDSLPAWAVGLIGVAAALSSIVPMAVFMLVIGTMWGRSVLGARSVPGEGEAGEAAGDGGRRTAGGRQKLWSQLVVVVAGALALALTYTAPDTLVRLSLISYEGMAQLVPMLLLGLVWRRLTLRAAVSGLVAGFALVCVLVFGGHDPVWGMNAGLVSLAVNVAVALGVTWLGPRDTDERPDAEVLALDDEFPRDGAGSQGGTAGPTASS; encoded by the coding sequence ATGAACGCCACCGTTTCCACCGCCGTCTTCGGCGTCTTCATGGTGCTCACCGTCGCCCTCGGCCTGCTCGCGGTGCGCGGCCGCGGTTCCGGCGGGGGACTCGCCGAGTGGTCGGTGGGCGGCCGGAGCCTGGGGACCGTCTTCATCTGGGTGCTGATGGCCGGTGAGAGCTACACGAGCTTCAGCTACCTCGGCGCGGCCGGCTGGGGCTACAACTTCGGCGCCCCGGTGCTCTACGTCCTGGCCTACATGTCCTGCGGCTATGCGCTCGGGTACGTCGTCGGGCCGATGCTGTGGTCCTACGCCCGCCGGCACCACCTGGTCGGGATCACCGACATGGTGGCGCACCGCTACCGGGCGCCCTGGCTCGGCGCCGCCGTCGCCCTGCTGGCCACCGTCTGCCTGCTGCCGTACATCCAGCTGCAGATCACCGGCATGGGCGTGGTCGTCTCGACCATCTCCTACGGTGCCATCAGCCTCAACTGGGCCTATTTCATAGCCTTCGCCGTCACCACGGGCTTCGTCGTGATCAGTGGGCTGCGCGGCAGTGCCTGGGTGTCGGTGCTCAAGGACGTCCTCGTCATCGGCACCCTCGGCTTCCTCGCGGTCTATGTGCCGCTGCACTACTTCGACGGCTACGGGCCGTTCCTGCACAAAATCGTCGCCGAGCGGCCGCAGTGGCTGACCTTCCCGGGCCATGCGTCGGGCGGACTGGGCCCGGTCTGGTTCGTCACCACCACCGTCGTCAACTCCCTCACGGTGGTGATCTTCCCGACGACCGTGGCGGGCTATCTGGGTGCCCGCAACGCCGAGGTGCTGCGCCGCAACGCCCTCTACCTCCCGTTCTACAACGTGCTGTTGTTCGTGCCGATGCTGCTGGGGATGGCCGCGCTGTTCGTGGTGCCCGGGCTGGTGGGCGCGGACTCCAATCTCGCGCTGTTCAAGCTGGTGGTGGACTCCCTTCCGGCCTGGGCCGTGGGGCTGATCGGGGTGGCCGCCGCCCTCTCCTCCATCGTGCCGATGGCCGTGTTCATGCTGGTCATCGGCACGATGTGGGGGAGGAGCGTGCTGGGGGCGCGCTCGGTCCCCGGCGAAGGGGAGGCCGGGGAGGCTGCCGGGGACGGAGGGCGGCGGACGGCGGGCGGGCGGCAGAAGCTGTGGTCGCAGCTGGTCGTGGTGGTGGCCGGGGCGCTGGCGCTGGCGCTGACCTACACCGCCCCCGACACCCTCGTCCGACTCTCCTTGATCTCGTACGAGGGCATGGCACAGCTCGTGCCGATGCTGCTGCTGGGGCTGGTGTGGCGACGGCTGACGCTCCGCGCCGCGGTGAGCGGCCTGGTGGCGGGCTTTGCGCTCGTCTGTGTCCTGGTCTTCGGGGGACACGACCCGGTCTGGGGGATGAACGCGGGGCTCGTCTCGCTCGCCGTGAACGTGGCGGTGGCGCTTGGGGTCACCTGGCTGGGGCCGCGCGATACGGACGAGAGGCCGGACGCCGAGGTGCTGGCGCTGGACGACGAGTTTCCCCGGGACGGTGCGGGCTCGCAGGGCGGGACGGCCGGCCCTACGGCGTCGTCGTGA
- a CDS encoding DUF3311 domain-containing protein — translation MRNDTSPGRAPGSRKRPALLWLLLPYVLFLAVLPLVNRVTPTVLGLPFLFFWMLVATLATPLAVWLARRADLKRGRG, via the coding sequence GTGCGAAACGACACCTCCCCAGGGCGGGCCCCGGGTTCGAGAAAGCGCCCCGCGCTGCTGTGGCTGCTGCTGCCGTATGTGCTCTTCCTGGCGGTGCTGCCGCTGGTGAACCGGGTGACACCGACGGTGCTCGGCCTGCCGTTCCTGTTCTTCTGGATGCTCGTGGCGACGCTGGCGACACCGCTGGCGGTGTGGCTGGCGCGGCGCGCCGACCTCAAGCGGGGCCGGGGATGA
- a CDS encoding class E sortase translates to MRERIPVVVQGRRTRRSRAARALWTGAELAVTLGAVLLLLVVHQLWWTNRQAQHAADDQVDRLERQWDARAPSPAAPPAPGDDEGAAARTGRGGPSPGTSARRAAGRSPAPPRNRAYAVLRIPRIGLTAPVAEGVGKAAVLNKGYVGHYPHSAQPGEAGNVALAGHRNTHGEPFRRLDRLRTGDTVLLDTAGARYTYVVRRTLPRTTPADGTVLAAVPYSSVHPAQRFTAPGAYLTLTTCTPEYTSAYRLVVWGVLRSTQSR, encoded by the coding sequence GTGCGGGAGCGGATACCGGTGGTCGTACAGGGGCGACGGACCCGTCGCTCCCGTGCCGCGCGGGCGCTGTGGACGGGTGCGGAGCTGGCCGTGACGCTCGGCGCCGTCCTGCTGCTCCTCGTCGTCCACCAGCTGTGGTGGACGAACCGTCAGGCGCAGCACGCGGCGGACGACCAGGTGGACCGGCTGGAGCGGCAGTGGGACGCCCGGGCGCCGTCACCCGCCGCGCCCCCGGCGCCCGGTGACGACGAGGGAGCGGCGGCGCGGACCGGGCGGGGCGGCCCGTCGCCCGGCACCTCCGCCCGCCGCGCCGCCGGCCGGTCCCCGGCGCCGCCGCGGAACCGGGCGTACGCGGTCCTGCGCATCCCGCGGATCGGTCTCACCGCCCCGGTCGCCGAGGGCGTCGGCAAGGCCGCGGTCCTCAACAAGGGCTATGTCGGCCACTATCCGCACAGCGCCCAGCCCGGCGAGGCCGGCAATGTCGCACTGGCCGGGCACCGCAACACCCACGGCGAGCCGTTCCGCCGCCTGGACCGGCTGCGCACCGGCGACACCGTCCTCCTCGACACCGCCGGGGCCCGCTACACCTATGTGGTCCGGCGCACCCTGCCGCGGACCACACCCGCCGACGGCACCGTCCTCGCCGCCGTCCCGTACAGCAGCGTGCACCCCGCCCAGCGCTTCACGGCGCCGGGCGCCTATCTGACCCTGACGACCTGTACGCCGGAGTACACCTCGGCCTACCGGCTGGTGGTCTGGGGCGTGTTGCGGTCGACACAGTCACGGTGA